The Pyxidicoccus xibeiensis genome contains the following window.
GCTGCTCCGCAGGTTCTGCCGGAAGACGCTGCGCCTGGTCGTCCTGGATGCGTGCGAAGGGGCCCGGCCAGGGGCCCTCGCCAGCTCGGCGGAGGTGATTGCCCGGGAGGCGTCCGCCGCGGTCATCGCCTGGCTCTGGCCCGTGAGGGCGGACATCACCCAGTACTGTGCGGAGGCTTTCTACCGGTCGCTCACCCGCGAGTCCGCGCTCGAGGGCGACGTCGCCGTCAGCCTCAACGATGCCCGGATGACGATGCTCGCCCGGGGGAACAACACCGCCGAGGCCTTCTCCCCCGTGCTCTACCTGCGCGGAGACAGCTCCGTCCTGTTCGACTTCAGGAACCGGCGTGTCCTCAAGCCGCTGCCCCCGCTGCCCAATCCCTTCCGGGTCCGGGAGCCCTCCCCCGCCCTCGACAAGCTCCTGCGCAAGCCCTTCACGCTGGTGCTGGGCGACCGCTGGAGCAACGAGCGCGGCATGCTGGACGGCTTCCGCAAGCGGCTCCGACAGGCCCTCACCCAGAAGGTGGGCGAGGTTCCCGACAGCATCTCCATGAGCGCCCTCACGCAGTACTACGCGCAGCACTTCGAGGAGCACCGCCTGAACATCGAGTTCCAGCAGGTCTTCCGGAACACCGCTACCTCGGAACCGCTGGTCGACGAGCTGGCACGCCGTATGGCGCCCGGCGTCCACGTCACCCTCATGCGCTTTCCCCTGCTGGAGCTGGCCATCGCCGAGCATCAGCCCGACGTCACGGTCCACGTCATCACGCCCCCCGGGCGCGACGGCGGTCGCGTCACCCTGCTCCGGCGTGAGGGCGGAGCGCGAGAGTGGACGACGGTCGACCCAGACCCCCGGCTTACGTCCCTGAATCCGGAGAACGACATCATCGTGCTCCACCTCTTCTGCGGGTACCTGCCCTCGAGCATCTACATGCGGCCCCTGCTCACCGAGGATGACTACCTCCTGGGCGTCAGCGAGCTGGAGAGCATGCTGATCGGCGAGAGCGGCGACCAGTTCTCCCCGGACCTCGTCAACGAGCTGGTGGCCTGTCTGACGAGCCGGCCCGCCCTCATCCTGGGCATGTCGATGCTGACCTGGCATCACCGGATGCTGCTCTACCGCATCTTCGGCAAGGTGCCGCTGCCCACCGGCAGCCTGGTCATCCTGGAGCCCGGGGAGATGGAGCGCGAGCTGTGGGAGCGTGGGCGGAGCCTGCCCGCGCGCATGGGCGTGCAGGTGCTGGAGCTGGACGCCTCCGAGGTAGTGCTGCCCACCAGCCCCGATGCCCGGAGGGAGAGCGCATGAGCGCCGAGCCCCTCAATCCCTTCCGGGGCCCGCTGCCCTATCGCGCGGAGGACCGTGCGCGCTTCTTCTGTCGTGAGACGGTCGCCCGGCGGCTGATGAACAGCATCCTCGCGCATCCGTGCGTCACGCTCTTCGGCCCCTCGGGCTCGGGCAAGTCCTCGCTGATGCAGGCCGCCGTCATCCCCGAGCTCCAGAAGGAGCACGGCTTCCGCATCGTCTATGTCGACGCCTGGCTGAGCCGGGAGTCGCCGCTCCACCGGCTGGCGCGGACCATGTACGCGGACCTCGACCTCGGCGACGTGCCCGCGGACCGCTGCTCGGGGGAGCTGGTGGACGAGGCGCTCCAGCTGGCGGAGATGCGCTCGGATCGTCCCATCCTCATCTTCCTGGACCAGTTGGAACAGACGCTGCTCCCGGAGCGCCCGGCGGAGCTGGTGCGGGAGCTGCTGTGCAGCCTGGAGGCCATTGCCCGCAAGCCCATGCGGGGGCTGCAGCTCGTGCTGTCCCTGCGCGAGGACTACCTGGGGCGGCTGAGGGACCTGGCGCGCGGCCACCGCGCCTTGCTGGACCCGGGCTTCCGGCTGGGGCCGCTGACGGTGAAGGAGATGGCGAACATCGCCTGCAAGCTGGCGGCGGCGGGCCACCCTGGGCAGACCTGGTCTCCCGAGGAGATGAACCCGCTCATGCGCCAGATGCGGACGCCCGGCCAGAGCAGCTCGGACGACGCCGAGGTCCAGGCCGCCTTCGCGCAGATTGTGTGCCGGGCCCTGTGGGAGGCTCGCGGGAGCGGCGCCGCCCGGACGAACCAGGCGCCGGCGGCGGAGCCCATCCTCCACCAGTACCTGGACCAGACGCTGATGGCGCTGGGGCCGTCCCAGCCGCATGCCCGGAGGCTGCTGGAGGAGCACCTGGTGTCGCCCAGTGGCAGCCGGACCCTGCTGACGCAGGCCGAGGCCCATGAGGTGCTGCCCCCCGGCGAGGCCGATCAGGTGCTGAACCACCTGCAGGCCGCGGCCGTGCTGCGCTCCGAGTTCCACGAGGGGAGCCGCTACTTCGAGCTGGGCCACGACTGGCTGGCGAACAAGGTCTACGAGCTCAAGAGCGAGCGCCTGCAGCTCGAGGCGCAGATTCAACGGCACCGGCAAGAGCGCGTGCAGCGGACCCGGATGCTCCAGGCCGCGGTGGTGGCGGGCGGCATCGTGGTCATGATCTCCCTCCTGTGGTTCATGGCATGGCGGGCCCAGCGCGAAGCGACGAACCAGTCCCTGATGATGGGCGCCCAGCGGGCCATCCAGCGCGGCCAGCCTGCCGTGGCCATGAAGCTGCTCGCCAACGTCAAAGCCCCGGGCCAGGGGGCCGACTGGGCCACCCTGGCCCTGGAGGCCCTCGACTCCAACTTCCTGGAGGTGACGCTTCACGGGCCCGAGGGGCAGGCCATCAACACCGCGTCCTTCGACCCGGACGGCAACCGCATCGTCACGGCCTCGGACGACGGCATCCTCCGGATGTGGAACGCAAACGGCAATGAGGAGCCGACGGAGCTCGGCAGGCACGCCGCGCCCGTCACCTCCGCGGAGTTCAGCCGGGATGGGAAGTTCATCGTCAGCGCCTCCCAGGACGGAGAGGCACGGATCTGGCTCGTGGACAGGAGGGAGCAGCTTCGCGTGTTCCCACACCCGCGTGGGATGCCGGTCCGCTCGGCCACGTTCAGTCCGGACGGGAAGCACGTCGTCACCGTCGCGCAGGACGGGGTCGCGCGACGCTGGAGTGTGGATGCCCCTGAGCGCCTGCCGGAGGAGATGAACCGACCGGACGAGGTGAGGTTCAACTTCGCCGCATTCAGCGCGGACGGCAGCCGGCTCGTCACGACCTCCTGGAATGGAACCGCGTGGCTGTGGCGGGCCAAGGGGGGCACGTTCGAAAAAGAGGACGTGCTCCCGGGGCACGAGGGCCCGGTCACCTTCGCCGCGTTCAAGCAGGACGGAAGCCACCTGCTGACCGCCTCGCGGGACGGGACGGCCTGGCTGTGGCGCGCGGAGGGACGCGGGCAGCGCTTCCAGCAACTCAAGCGGCTCGAGGACCATGACGCGCCAGTCTCCGCGGGAGCCTTCAGCCCGGATGGGCAGTACCTCGTGACGGCCTCTCAGGATGGGACGGCGCGGGTGTGGAAGCAGGATGGGTCCGGCCCTCCCTTCGTGCTCCAGGGGCACACGGGCCCCGTCACCTCCGCGGCGTTCACCTGGCACCCCGAGCACCAGCGCCTGGTCACCGCCTCCCAGGACGGGACGGCGCGGGTGTGGAATGCCGACGATGCGAAGCAGCCGCTCTACGCCCGGCTGATGGAGCATGAGAGGCCCGTGGTCTCCGCCGCGGTCGACCCGAAGGGCACGCGCATCGTCACGGCCTCGCAGGATGGGATTGCGCGGGTCTGGGAGTCCGAAGGCACGCGGCCACCCGAGGACCTGGAGGACGGGCACACGCAGGCCCTCACCTCCGCGGCCTTCAGTCCGGATGG
Protein-coding sequences here:
- a CDS encoding CHAT domain-containing protein, producing MSSRPWLQIAITREGSALRAKAQGSGGENPASHILPDLTVEQLEAFGEQVRQAAERGEGLGDAMWQAQLIHQALFQANLGAVHQRQRGGEAPLPVLLRFKLDTDRLLQAVPWEALCEPERTSEFLGSSTDVHVARDVTSNERSQFREVKSAVRVLAVALPGGGAVTRLRAALEKPIQAGEVEFEALVGNQARLRSLIDRLALEPTPHVIHFVGHGRVGESGHPQLQVLDDDGNETWIGAETLARLLRRFCRKTLRLVVLDACEGARPGALASSAEVIAREASAAVIAWLWPVRADITQYCAEAFYRSLTRESALEGDVAVSLNDARMTMLARGNNTAEAFSPVLYLRGDSSVLFDFRNRRVLKPLPPLPNPFRVREPSPALDKLLRKPFTLVLGDRWSNERGMLDGFRKRLRQALTQKVGEVPDSISMSALTQYYAQHFEEHRLNIEFQQVFRNTATSEPLVDELARRMAPGVHVTLMRFPLLELAIAEHQPDVTVHVITPPGRDGGRVTLLRREGGAREWTTVDPDPRLTSLNPENDIIVLHLFCGYLPSSIYMRPLLTEDDYLLGVSELESMLIGESGDQFSPDLVNELVACLTSRPALILGMSMLTWHHRMLLYRIFGKVPLPTGSLVILEPGEMERELWERGRSLPARMGVQVLELDASEVVLPTSPDARRESA
- a CDS encoding nSTAND1 domain-containing NTPase, whose protein sequence is MSAEPLNPFRGPLPYRAEDRARFFCRETVARRLMNSILAHPCVTLFGPSGSGKSSLMQAAVIPELQKEHGFRIVYVDAWLSRESPLHRLARTMYADLDLGDVPADRCSGELVDEALQLAEMRSDRPILIFLDQLEQTLLPERPAELVRELLCSLEAIARKPMRGLQLVLSLREDYLGRLRDLARGHRALLDPGFRLGPLTVKEMANIACKLAAAGHPGQTWSPEEMNPLMRQMRTPGQSSSDDAEVQAAFAQIVCRALWEARGSGAARTNQAPAAEPILHQYLDQTLMALGPSQPHARRLLEEHLVSPSGSRTLLTQAEAHEVLPPGEADQVLNHLQAAAVLRSEFHEGSRYFELGHDWLANKVYELKSERLQLEAQIQRHRQERVQRTRMLQAAVVAGGIVVMISLLWFMAWRAQREATNQSLMMGAQRAIQRGQPAVAMKLLANVKAPGQGADWATLALEALDSNFLEVTLHGPEGQAINTASFDPDGNRIVTASDDGILRMWNANGNEEPTELGRHAAPVTSAEFSRDGKFIVSASQDGEARIWLVDRREQLRVFPHPRGMPVRSATFSPDGKHVVTVAQDGVARRWSVDAPERLPEEMNRPDEVRFNFAAFSADGSRLVTTSWNGTAWLWRAKGGTFEKEDVLPGHEGPVTFAAFKQDGSHLLTASRDGTAWLWRAEGRGQRFQQLKRLEDHDAPVSAGAFSPDGQYLVTASQDGTARVWKQDGSGPPFVLQGHTGPVTSAAFTWHPEHQRLVTASQDGTARVWNADDAKQPLYARLMEHERPVVSAAVDPKGTRIVTASQDGIARVWESEGTRPPEDLEDGHTQALTSAAFSPDGKRIVTTSYDRTAVVWRSGPDGWKPGPVFRHDSPVLSAAFDPMDGQRIVTASSDGIARVWSTEDASRPLEVLKGHERHVTFVAFSPDGRFIATASRDTTVRVWKADGSGPALAVLEQHKGPVSSVDFSPDGQSLVTAAQDGTARVWAWRSAPSEARPLLHEGPVLSARFNGDGSLIVTSSWDGSARVWPVDGRGVPRVLKGHEGPVRSAVFTRDGRIVTASWDKTARVWTLPNLSTPSAGEILAQLQGRNHDCLSPSLRRLYLDESARKAVAGYKECEHDYRRKPSQAVALRKDSLAAGSPSRM